One window of Arthrobacter oryzae genomic DNA carries:
- a CDS encoding HNH endonuclease signature motif containing protein, whose product MDSSTAWSAESREAMAALSESAAVLAGFLGAGRHKAEVPDGGLPPVADPLRGLADDCLDALAELARHEARTAALKVRLTAEFVEANRSLASPAASPQDSTAQEMATVAEVACVLTVSERTAGALVSDSLALTTNLPLTLAALQAGTISWQHARIVVDETVGLDRAGAAALEAHFLDPDAPNPARGCPAGDLVPGRFRAKARTWRERHHPVSIETRHANRARDRRVELTPDRDGMAWLSAYLPADTAAGIWERATAAARALQSPDEARTLTQLRADIAATWLLTDTTGVTGTSGRAGGGTGLGGVVTGGVPTPRAQVLITVPVLSLLGATDEPAMLDGYGPIPTSMARRLIADGADSFYRVLIDPRDGAPLEIGRTSYRVTRAQRQWLRLRDGKCPFPGCNNHSLDNEADHLLAWADGGTTGITNLGQPCPRHHRLKHSSAWTPTGASKDNPPGWTSPSSRLYPSEHQDWEPPRWPHDVLAAEEPCPDSEPEPPPDPFPDWHLFLPGHRFPSADVDGPPWPAPLDDFLPEAFMLQGV is encoded by the coding sequence ATGGACAGCAGCACAGCTTGGAGTGCGGAGAGCAGGGAGGCCATGGCGGCCCTCTCCGAGTCCGCTGCCGTGCTGGCGGGGTTTCTTGGCGCCGGCCGGCACAAGGCTGAAGTGCCCGACGGCGGCCTGCCGCCGGTTGCCGATCCGCTGCGGGGTCTAGCGGATGACTGCCTGGACGCCCTGGCCGAATTGGCACGGCACGAAGCCCGGACCGCCGCCCTGAAGGTGAGGCTGACTGCCGAATTCGTGGAGGCCAACAGGTCGTTGGCATCACCGGCGGCATCCCCGCAGGACAGCACCGCCCAGGAAATGGCCACCGTTGCCGAGGTCGCCTGCGTCCTGACCGTCAGCGAACGCACCGCCGGTGCCCTCGTGTCCGATTCCCTGGCACTGACAACGAACCTGCCGCTGACGCTGGCGGCACTGCAGGCCGGGACCATCTCCTGGCAGCACGCCCGGATCGTGGTCGATGAAACCGTTGGCCTGGACCGGGCGGGGGCGGCTGCGCTGGAAGCGCACTTCCTGGACCCCGATGCCCCAAACCCTGCCCGCGGGTGCCCTGCCGGGGACCTCGTCCCGGGCCGCTTCCGTGCCAAAGCCCGCACCTGGCGGGAACGCCACCACCCGGTCAGCATCGAAACGCGTCACGCGAACCGCGCCAGGGACCGGCGGGTCGAGTTAACCCCGGACCGTGACGGCATGGCCTGGCTCTCCGCCTACCTCCCGGCCGACACCGCCGCGGGGATCTGGGAACGGGCCACCGCCGCTGCCCGGGCCCTTCAAAGCCCGGACGAAGCCCGGACCCTCACCCAGCTCCGCGCCGACATCGCCGCCACCTGGCTGCTCACCGACACCACCGGCGTCACAGGCACCTCCGGCAGGGCCGGCGGCGGAACAGGCTTAGGCGGGGTTGTGACCGGGGGTGTCCCGACCCCGAGGGCGCAGGTCCTGATCACCGTCCCGGTGCTGTCCCTCCTGGGTGCCACGGATGAACCAGCCATGCTGGACGGCTACGGGCCGATCCCAACATCCATGGCCCGCCGGCTGATCGCCGACGGCGCCGACTCCTTCTACCGCGTCCTGATTGACCCACGTGACGGGGCACCTTTGGAAATCGGACGGACAAGCTACCGCGTCACCAGGGCCCAGCGGCAATGGCTTCGACTCCGCGACGGGAAATGTCCCTTCCCCGGCTGCAACAACCACTCACTGGACAACGAAGCGGACCACCTCCTGGCCTGGGCAGACGGAGGCACCACCGGCATCACCAACCTAGGCCAACCCTGCCCCCGACACCACCGGCTGAAACACAGCTCCGCCTGGACACCAACCGGAGCCAGCAAGGACAACCCGCCAGGGTGGACCTCGCCGTCAAGCCGGCTCTACCCCAGCGAGCACCAGGACTGGGAACCGCCCCGCTGGCCACACGACGTTCTGGCCGCGGAAGAACCGTGCCCGGATTCCGAACCGGAACCGCCCCCGGACCCTTTCCCGGACTGGCACCTTTTCTTACCGGGGCATCGATTTCCCTCCGCGGACGTTGACGGCCCGCCCTGGCCGGCACCCCTGGACGACTTCCTCCCGGAAGCGTTCATGCTTCAAGGAGTCTGA
- a CDS encoding VOC family protein, giving the protein MELSLTLLALAHADRCVEAGATLAGVFDGEGGWHISMLDPEGTEFCIQ; this is encoded by the coding sequence GTGGAGCTGTCATTGACCCTGCTGGCCCTTGCCCACGCTGACCGCTGCGTTGAGGCCGGGGCCACGCTTGCGGGGGTGTTCGACGGCGAGGGCGGCTGGCACATCTCGATGCTCGACCCCGAGGGAACCGAGTTCTGCATCCAGTGA
- a CDS encoding class I SAM-dependent methyltransferase, translated as MTITEATGSAAGQPANPRPAPARTGRGLGSTVAGSTVPYSVPQPPAVIDAAIWPSIATTPDSLKARVAGRVADAIFKAAVRTLPLEVRYPDGTVLGKAAAGPASEPGAPYPVMTLNRPEAFASRLGDGGLIGLGESYMAGDWDADDLTAVMEVFAARVGTLVPEPLQKLRALYLPRQPRRERNTEQNTRSNISRHYDLSNELFSSFLDSTMTYSSALFPERGEALRTVAWDGFAAAQQAKIDRLLDKAGVSEGTRVLEIGTGWGELALRAAARGATVYSVTLSSEQQELARQRVAEAGYADAVTIELKDYRAVEGEYDAVVSVEMIEAVGYEYWATYFQTIERVLAPGGKVAIQAITIAHDRLIATRTSYTWVHKYIFPGGVIPSVRAIEEITEKQTGLRVRERLAMGEHYAQTLRLWEERFMSRADEVAAMGFDAVFQRMWLFYLCYSRAGFETGYLDVQQIVLDHAAAKRAAGGAAV; from the coding sequence GTGACCATCACCGAAGCAACCGGATCCGCTGCGGGCCAGCCTGCGAACCCGCGTCCCGCCCCGGCCCGGACCGGCCGCGGCCTCGGCAGCACAGTTGCCGGCAGCACCGTGCCCTACAGCGTTCCGCAGCCCCCTGCCGTGATTGACGCCGCCATCTGGCCCAGCATCGCCACCACGCCGGACAGCCTCAAAGCCCGGGTGGCGGGACGGGTTGCGGATGCAATCTTCAAGGCCGCCGTCCGCACGCTTCCCCTCGAAGTCCGCTACCCGGACGGCACCGTCCTTGGAAAGGCAGCGGCCGGCCCGGCATCCGAACCCGGGGCTCCCTACCCGGTCATGACCCTGAACCGGCCGGAGGCTTTCGCCTCCCGGCTCGGCGACGGCGGACTAATCGGCCTGGGCGAGTCCTACATGGCCGGAGACTGGGACGCGGACGACCTCACCGCGGTCATGGAAGTCTTTGCGGCCAGGGTGGGAACCCTCGTGCCCGAGCCGCTGCAGAAACTGCGGGCCCTGTACCTCCCGCGCCAGCCGCGCAGGGAACGCAACACCGAGCAGAACACGCGTTCCAACATCTCCCGGCACTACGACCTCTCCAATGAGCTCTTTTCCTCCTTCCTGGACAGCACCATGACCTACTCCAGTGCGCTTTTCCCGGAGAGGGGCGAGGCGCTGCGGACCGTTGCCTGGGACGGATTCGCTGCCGCGCAGCAGGCAAAGATCGACCGTCTGCTGGACAAGGCCGGTGTCAGCGAGGGAACGCGCGTGCTGGAAATCGGAACCGGCTGGGGCGAACTTGCCCTGCGTGCCGCTGCCAGGGGTGCCACCGTCTATTCGGTCACGCTGTCCAGCGAACAGCAGGAACTGGCCCGCCAGCGTGTGGCCGAGGCCGGCTACGCCGACGCCGTCACCATTGAGCTCAAGGACTACCGGGCCGTGGAAGGGGAGTACGACGCCGTCGTCTCGGTGGAAATGATCGAGGCCGTCGGTTACGAATACTGGGCCACGTATTTCCAGACGATCGAGCGCGTCCTGGCTCCCGGCGGCAAGGTAGCCATCCAGGCCATCACCATCGCCCACGACCGGCTGATCGCCACCCGGACCAGCTACACCTGGGTGCACAAGTACATCTTCCCCGGCGGCGTCATTCCATCCGTCCGGGCCATCGAGGAAATCACCGAGAAGCAGACCGGTCTCCGGGTCCGCGAACGCCTCGCGATGGGCGAACATTATGCGCAGACACTGCGCCTCTGGGAGGAGCGCTTCATGTCGCGCGCCGACGAGGTTGCGGCCATGGGCTTCGACGCGGTCTTCCAGCGGATGTGGCTGTTCTACCTCTGCTACTCCAGGGCGGGCTTCGAGACGGGCTACCTTGACGTCCAGCAGATTGTCCTGGACCATGCGGCTGCCAAGCGTGCGGCCGGCGGAGCCGCAGTATGA
- a CDS encoding amino acid ABC transporter substrate-binding protein has translation MKRTRLSAFGLIAAAALALAGCGSGSTTPSGSAPAGGADTSLADVKSAGELKIGTEGTYKPFSFHADGSGELTGYDVEIITAVAGKLGVKPSFQETQFDAIFAGLEAKRFDVVANQVSITDERKAKYEFSEPYTVSTGVIVTKADDSSVSSFEGLKGKTTAQSLTSNWYKLAQESGANVEAVEGWAQAVTLLKQGRVDATINDKLTYLDYQKTAKDSDIKIAAETTDKSLSALAFRKGSTSLAEAVNTALGELQADGTLAKISQKYFDADVTK, from the coding sequence ATGAAGCGCACACGTCTTTCCGCATTCGGCCTCATCGCCGCCGCAGCACTCGCCCTGGCCGGCTGCGGGTCCGGGTCCACCACGCCGTCCGGTTCGGCGCCGGCCGGAGGAGCCGACACCTCCCTCGCCGACGTCAAGAGCGCAGGCGAGCTCAAGATCGGCACGGAGGGCACGTACAAACCCTTCTCCTTCCACGCCGACGGCAGCGGCGAACTGACCGGATACGACGTCGAGATCATCACCGCCGTCGCCGGGAAGCTCGGGGTGAAACCCTCCTTCCAGGAAACCCAGTTCGATGCCATCTTCGCCGGCCTGGAGGCCAAGAGGTTCGACGTCGTGGCCAACCAGGTCTCGATCACCGACGAACGCAAGGCGAAGTACGAATTCTCCGAGCCGTACACGGTGAGCACCGGCGTCATCGTCACCAAGGCTGACGACAGCAGCGTCAGCTCCTTCGAGGGCCTCAAGGGCAAGACCACCGCGCAGTCCCTGACCAGCAACTGGTACAAGCTGGCGCAGGAGAGCGGAGCCAACGTAGAGGCCGTGGAGGGCTGGGCGCAGGCCGTAACCCTGCTCAAGCAGGGGCGGGTGGACGCCACCATCAACGACAAACTGACCTACCTCGACTATCAGAAGACCGCGAAGGACAGCGACATCAAGATCGCCGCCGAGACGACGGACAAGTCGCTCAGCGCCCTTGCCTTCCGCAAGGGATCGACCAGCCTGGCCGAGGCCGTGAACACGGCCCTCGGGGAGCTGCAGGCCGACGGCACCCTGGCCAAAATCTCCCAGAAGTACTTCGACGCTGACGTCACGAAGTAG
- a CDS encoding DUF2087 domain-containing protein, translating to MAALASNDTRTAYARIVLGAQLPEAVAGLKDHRRNRAVDALLESGLVDRNAAGELVASEAVFRDLLRQQPRRQPQEGVARFMRLGRIERYPANKTERRELLAWIVSDAIKADEDLTEKQVNERLLSYTDDVVLLRRYLVDFGLLERTRSGSSYSRPKEM from the coding sequence ATGGCTGCCCTCGCCAGCAACGACACGCGGACCGCTTACGCCCGGATAGTGCTCGGTGCCCAACTCCCCGAAGCGGTCGCTGGCCTAAAGGACCACCGACGAAACCGTGCCGTCGACGCCCTACTGGAGTCCGGGCTCGTTGACCGGAACGCCGCCGGCGAACTGGTGGCGTCCGAGGCGGTCTTCCGTGACCTTCTCAGGCAGCAACCCCGGCGGCAGCCGCAGGAGGGCGTGGCCCGGTTCATGCGCTTGGGCAGGATCGAGAGGTATCCGGCCAACAAGACGGAGCGACGGGAGCTCCTGGCCTGGATCGTCAGTGATGCCATCAAAGCCGACGAGGACCTCACGGAAAAGCAGGTCAATGAACGGCTACTCAGCTATACCGACGACGTCGTGTTGCTTCGTCGCTACCTGGTCGACTTCGGCCTGCTGGAACGGACCCGCTCGGGGTCCTCCTATTCCCGGCCGAAAGAGATGTAG
- a CDS encoding nuclear transport factor 2 family protein, protein MSEADDFIGWINSSLRQAEVALHDGDSAPRRALWSRQEPVSILGAWRNAFGQQEVDDAFAILEKAFSNCTSYTFELQAYDVVGDMAYTAGLEHISTSVDGQPRSYTLRVTQVYRREDGEWRVAHRHADTVAE, encoded by the coding sequence ATGAGCGAGGCCGATGACTTCATAGGCTGGATAAATTCTTCGCTGCGCCAGGCGGAAGTCGCGCTTCATGACGGCGACTCGGCGCCGCGCCGGGCGCTTTGGTCACGGCAGGAGCCTGTGAGCATCCTGGGCGCGTGGCGGAATGCGTTTGGGCAGCAGGAGGTGGACGACGCCTTCGCCATCCTTGAGAAGGCCTTCTCCAACTGCACGTCCTACACATTCGAACTCCAGGCCTACGACGTCGTCGGTGACATGGCCTATACCGCCGGCCTGGAGCATATCTCGACCTCCGTCGACGGTCAGCCGCGCAGTTACACCCTGCGCGTCACCCAGGTCTATCGCCGCGAAGACGGCGAGTGGAGGGTGGCGCATCGGCACGCCGACACCGTGGCCGAGTGA
- the nrdH gene encoding glutaredoxin-like protein NrdH: MTVTVYTKPACVQCNATYRALDKKGITYQSVDISQDADALERLKALGYMQAPVVVTDQDHWSGFRPDKIEELALSAAASVA; encoded by the coding sequence ATGACCGTTACGGTTTACACGAAGCCGGCCTGTGTTCAGTGCAACGCAACGTACCGCGCGCTGGACAAGAAGGGCATCACCTACCAGAGCGTCGACATCTCCCAGGACGCGGACGCCCTTGAGCGACTGAAGGCCCTCGGCTACATGCAGGCTCCCGTTGTGGTCACGGACCAGGACCACTGGTCAGGCTTCCGCCCGGACAAGATCGAAGAGCTGGCGCTGAGCGCCGCTGCTTCCGTGGCCTAG
- a CDS encoding SAM-dependent methyltransferase produces the protein MTPPLASTIAEVLHPVVGGELPVRLKVWDGSEAGPFGAPVVRLNSPDAIRRLLWAPGELGAAQAYVTGELDVDGDLNAALEHLWKVVRDRELSGIRPTPAVLAGMGRIARAAGGLGTPPEPPASQARVKGKLHSLLRDRAAISHHYDLSNEFYGLILDPQMAYSSAYWTDSTETYGLEDAQRDKLDLVCRKIGLKPGMRLLDVGCGWGSLSLHAAQHYGADVVGVTLSREQKAFIDARIRDRGLEKTGFAGRGSQGTVEVRVQDYREIPDGPFDAVASLEMGEHVGQRNYPVYAAALFNNVVPGGRVLVQQMSRRGKHPGGGPFIESFIAPDMHMRPVGETLGFLEDAGLEVEGVEALRKDYVRTLEAWYANFEQNQEAAVDMMGEEIARVWRLYLVGALRSFAEGRMGVEQILCSRPPARS, from the coding sequence ATGACCCCGCCGCTCGCGAGCACCATTGCCGAGGTCCTGCACCCCGTGGTCGGCGGGGAACTACCTGTCCGGCTCAAGGTGTGGGACGGCAGCGAGGCGGGCCCTTTCGGCGCACCGGTGGTCCGGCTGAATTCCCCGGACGCCATCCGGAGGCTGTTGTGGGCGCCGGGCGAGCTCGGTGCAGCACAGGCCTATGTCACCGGAGAACTGGACGTCGACGGCGACCTCAACGCAGCGCTCGAGCACCTCTGGAAGGTGGTGCGGGACCGCGAACTTTCCGGCATCAGGCCCACCCCCGCCGTCCTGGCAGGCATGGGCAGGATTGCCAGGGCCGCCGGTGGCCTCGGCACTCCGCCGGAGCCGCCGGCCAGCCAGGCCCGGGTCAAGGGAAAACTGCACAGCCTCCTGCGTGACCGTGCCGCCATCAGCCACCACTACGATCTCAGCAATGAGTTCTACGGCCTGATCCTGGATCCGCAGATGGCGTACTCCAGCGCGTACTGGACTGACTCCACAGAGACCTACGGCCTCGAGGACGCCCAGCGGGACAAGCTGGACCTCGTCTGCCGGAAGATCGGCCTCAAACCCGGGATGCGCCTGCTGGATGTCGGCTGCGGGTGGGGATCCCTGAGCTTGCATGCTGCGCAACACTACGGCGCCGACGTCGTGGGCGTGACCCTGTCCAGGGAACAGAAGGCGTTCATCGACGCCCGGATCCGAGATCGCGGCCTGGAGAAGACCGGGTTCGCCGGCCGCGGGTCACAGGGAACAGTGGAGGTCCGGGTCCAGGACTACCGCGAGATTCCGGACGGCCCGTTTGATGCCGTTGCTTCCTTGGAAATGGGCGAACACGTGGGCCAGCGAAACTACCCGGTGTACGCCGCGGCGCTGTTCAACAATGTGGTTCCCGGCGGCCGGGTGCTGGTTCAGCAGATGTCCCGGCGCGGAAAGCACCCCGGCGGCGGGCCGTTCATCGAATCCTTCATCGCCCCGGACATGCACATGCGTCCGGTCGGCGAGACCCTGGGGTTCCTGGAGGACGCGGGGTTGGAAGTCGAGGGTGTGGAGGCGTTGCGGAAGGACTACGTGCGGACCCTTGAAGCCTGGTACGCCAACTTCGAGCAAAACCAGGAAGCCGCCGTCGACATGATGGGGGAGGAGATAGCCCGGGTCTGGAGGCTGTACCTCGTTGGTGCCCTGCGCAGCTTCGCCGAGGGCAGGATGGGCGTGGAACAGATCCTCTGCAGCAGGCCGCCTGCCCGCAGCTGA
- the nrdE gene encoding class 1b ribonucleoside-diphosphate reductase subunit alpha, protein MPAVEKAAEKPALPAAYKGLGYHELNAMLNLYGPNGEIQFEADREAAHQYFLQHVNNNTVFFHDLEEKLDYLVKNQYYERETLDQYTMNFIRELFNRAYKKKFRFETFLGAFKFYTSYTLKTFDGKRFLERYEDRVCMVALHLARGDEQLALQMVDEIIEGRFQPATPTFLNAGKKQRGELVSCFLLRIEDNMESIGRSINSALQLSKRGGGVAFALTNIREVGAPIKQIENQSSGVIPVMKLLEDSFSYANQLGARQGAGAVYLHAHHPDIYRFLDTKRENADEKIRIKTLSLGVVIPDITFELAKRDEDMYLFSPYDVERVYGMPFSDVSVTEKYYEMVDDSRIKKTKIKAREFFQTLAEIQFESGYPYIMFEDTVNRENPIDGKIIMSNLCSEILQVSQPTTYHDDLSYDQTGKDISCNLGSLNIAKTMDSPDFGLTIETAIRSLSAVSDMSNITSVPSIARGNDQSHAIGLGQMNLHGYLARERVHYGSEEGLDFTNIYFYSVVFHAVRASNKLAIQTGQTFGGFEKSKYASGEFFDKYTEQEWVPQTEKVAELFKNIHIPTQDDWRELKASVMEHGIYNQNLQAVPPTGSISYINNSTSSIHPVASKIEIRKEGKLGRVYYPAPYLTNDNLEYYQDAYEIGYEKVIDTYAAATQHVDQGLSLTLFFKDTATTRDINKAQIYAWKKGIKTIYYIRLRQLALEGTEVEGCVSCML, encoded by the coding sequence ATGCCCGCCGTCGAGAAGGCCGCAGAGAAGCCCGCACTGCCCGCCGCCTACAAGGGGCTGGGCTACCACGAGCTGAACGCCATGCTGAACCTGTACGGACCGAACGGTGAAATCCAGTTCGAAGCGGACCGCGAGGCCGCGCACCAGTACTTCCTGCAGCACGTAAACAACAACACCGTGTTCTTCCACGACCTGGAAGAGAAGCTCGACTACCTGGTGAAGAACCAGTACTACGAGCGCGAGACCCTCGACCAGTACACGATGAACTTCATCCGCGAGCTCTTCAACCGGGCGTACAAGAAGAAGTTCCGCTTCGAGACCTTCCTGGGCGCCTTCAAGTTCTACACGTCCTACACGCTGAAGACGTTCGACGGCAAGCGGTTCCTGGAGCGCTACGAGGACCGCGTGTGCATGGTTGCCCTGCACCTGGCCCGCGGCGACGAGCAGCTGGCCCTGCAGATGGTGGATGAGATCATCGAGGGCCGCTTCCAGCCGGCCACGCCCACGTTCCTGAACGCCGGCAAGAAGCAGCGCGGCGAGCTGGTCTCCTGCTTCCTGCTCCGCATCGAAGACAACATGGAGTCGATCGGCCGTTCCATCAACTCCGCCCTGCAGCTGTCCAAGCGCGGCGGCGGTGTGGCATTCGCGCTGACCAACATCCGCGAAGTCGGCGCCCCGATCAAGCAGATCGAGAACCAGTCCTCGGGCGTCATCCCCGTGATGAAGCTCCTCGAGGACAGCTTCTCCTACGCCAACCAGCTCGGTGCCCGCCAGGGTGCCGGTGCCGTGTACCTGCACGCCCACCACCCGGACATCTACCGGTTCCTGGACACCAAGCGCGAGAACGCGGACGAGAAGATCCGCATCAAGACCCTCTCGCTCGGCGTCGTCATCCCGGACATCACCTTCGAGCTGGCCAAGCGGGACGAGGACATGTACCTGTTCTCCCCGTACGACGTCGAGCGCGTCTACGGCATGCCGTTCTCCGACGTCTCGGTCACCGAGAAGTACTACGAGATGGTGGACGATTCCCGGATCAAGAAGACCAAGATCAAGGCGCGCGAGTTCTTCCAGACCCTCGCCGAGATCCAGTTCGAATCCGGCTACCCGTACATCATGTTCGAGGACACCGTGAACCGGGAAAACCCGATCGACGGCAAGATCATCATGTCCAACCTGTGCTCCGAGATCCTCCAGGTTTCGCAGCCCACCACGTACCACGATGACCTGTCCTACGACCAGACCGGCAAGGACATCTCCTGCAACCTGGGCTCGCTGAACATCGCGAAAACCATGGACTCGCCGGACTTCGGCCTGACCATCGAGACGGCCATCCGCTCGCTGTCGGCTGTGTCCGACATGTCCAACATCACCTCGGTGCCGTCCATCGCCCGCGGCAACGACCAGAGCCACGCGATCGGCCTCGGCCAGATGAACCTGCACGGCTACCTGGCCCGCGAGCGGGTCCACTACGGTTCCGAAGAGGGCCTGGACTTCACCAACATCTACTTCTACTCGGTGGTGTTCCACGCCGTCCGCGCCTCCAACAAGCTGGCCATCCAGACCGGCCAGACGTTCGGCGGCTTCGAAAAGTCCAAGTACGCCTCGGGTGAGTTCTTCGACAAGTACACGGAGCAGGAGTGGGTGCCGCAGACCGAGAAGGTTGCGGAGCTGTTCAAGAACATCCACATCCCCACCCAGGATGACTGGCGCGAGCTGAAAGCTTCCGTCATGGAGCACGGCATTTACAACCAGAACCTGCAGGCCGTCCCGCCGACCGGCTCGATCTCCTACATCAACAACTCCACCTCCTCGATCCACCCGGTGGCGTCGAAGATCGAGATCCGCAAGGAAGGCAAGCTGGGCCGCGTGTACTACCCGGCGCCGTACCTGACGAACGACAACCTGGAGTACTACCAGGACGCGTACGAGATCGGCTACGAGAAGGTCATCGACACCTACGCCGCAGCCACGCAGCACGTGGACCAGGGCCTGTCCCTGACGCTGTTCTTCAAGGACACCGCCACCACGCGCGACATCAACAAGGCCCAGATCTACGCCTGGAAGAAGGGCATCAAGACCATCTACTACATCCGTCTCCGCCAGCTCGCGCTGGAAGGGACCGAGGTAGAGGGCTGCGTCAGCTGCATGCTTTGA
- the nrdI gene encoding class Ib ribonucleoside-diphosphate reductase assembly flavoprotein NrdI: MTRTSSHLIYFSSASENTRRFVEKLGRDASRIPLHQREPELVALEPFVLVVPTYGGTGGEGSVPKQVIRFLNNPQNRALIRGVIGAGNTNFGDNYCMAGDIIAFKCQIPHLYRFELMGTPEDVRLVNQGLDKFWTLLSQTQK; encoded by the coding sequence ATGACCCGGACCTCCAGCCACCTCATCTATTTTTCCTCGGCCTCCGAGAACACCCGGCGCTTCGTTGAGAAGCTGGGCCGGGATGCCTCCCGGATACCCCTGCATCAGCGTGAACCTGAACTCGTGGCCTTAGAGCCCTTCGTCCTGGTGGTTCCCACCTACGGGGGGACCGGCGGCGAGGGATCAGTGCCGAAACAGGTGATCCGGTTCCTCAACAACCCGCAGAACAGGGCCCTGATCCGTGGGGTGATCGGCGCAGGAAACACGAATTTCGGGGACAACTACTGCATGGCGGGTGACATCATCGCCTTCAAATGCCAGATACCCCACCTCTACCGCTTCGAACTTATGGGGACGCCTGAAGACGTCCGCCTGGTAAATCAAGGATTGGACAAGTTTTGGACACTACTGTCGCAGACACAGAAGTAA
- the nrdF gene encoding class 1b ribonucleoside-diphosphate reductase subunit beta produces the protein MTEKVKLLSHVEAINWNRIQDDKDVDVWNRLVNNFWLPEKVPLSNDVQSWATLTPDEQQLTMRVFTGLTLLDTIQGTVGAVSLIPDALTPHEEAVYTNIAFMESVHAKSYSSIFSTLASTKEIDEAFRWSTENENLQKKAQIVMDYYQGDDPLKRKVASTLLESFLFYSGFYLPMYWSSRAKLTNTADLIRLIIRDEAVHGYYIGYKFQKGLEKVSEEKRQEIKDYTFELLFELYENEVQYTHDLYDSVGLAEDVKKFLHYNANKALMNLGYEAMFPASVTDVNPAILSALSPNADENHDFFSGSGSSYVIGKAVNTEDEDWDF, from the coding sequence ATGACCGAAAAGGTCAAGCTGCTTAGCCACGTCGAGGCCATCAACTGGAACCGCATCCAGGACGACAAGGACGTGGATGTCTGGAACCGCCTCGTCAACAACTTCTGGCTGCCGGAGAAGGTGCCGCTGTCCAACGACGTCCAGTCGTGGGCGACGCTGACGCCGGATGAGCAGCAGCTCACCATGCGCGTGTTCACGGGCCTGACCCTGCTGGACACCATCCAGGGCACCGTTGGCGCCGTCTCGCTGATTCCGGACGCCCTCACCCCGCACGAGGAAGCCGTCTATACGAACATTGCGTTCATGGAGTCCGTGCACGCCAAGAGCTACTCCTCCATCTTCTCCACGCTGGCCTCCACCAAGGAGATCGACGAGGCGTTCCGCTGGTCCACCGAGAACGAGAACCTTCAGAAGAAGGCCCAGATCGTCATGGACTACTACCAGGGCGACGACCCGCTGAAGCGCAAGGTGGCATCCACGCTGCTGGAGAGCTTCCTGTTCTACTCGGGCTTCTACCTGCCGATGTACTGGTCCTCACGGGCCAAGCTGACGAACACGGCCGACCTGATCCGCCTGATCATCCGCGATGAGGCCGTGCACGGCTACTACATCGGCTACAAGTTCCAGAAGGGCCTGGAGAAGGTCTCCGAGGAGAAGCGCCAGGAGATCAAGGACTACACCTTCGAACTGCTCTTCGAGCTGTACGAGAACGAAGTCCAGTACACGCATGACCTCTACGACTCCGTCGGCCTCGCCGAGGACGTCAAGAAGTTCCTGCACTACAACGCCAACAAGGCGCTGATGAACCTGGGCTACGAGGCCATGTTCCCGGCTTCCGTCACCGACGTGAACCCGGCCATCCTCTCGGCCCTGTCGCCGAACGCTGATGAGAACCACGACTTCTTCTCGGGGTCGGGTTCGTCGTATGTGATCGGCAAGGCCGTCAACACCGAGGACGAGGACTGGGACTTCTAG